The following coding sequences lie in one Arachis ipaensis cultivar K30076 chromosome B03, Araip1.1, whole genome shotgun sequence genomic window:
- the LOC107634724 gene encoding berberine bridge enzyme-like 28: protein MKFISCYFIVLLFSLSLTCSSASTLDDDTNNNENLVECLYQYSNNSTSTSKLVYTKSNSSYSSVLQFSIQNLRFETNTTSKPLVIVTPSEISQIQATIICSKRHGMQIRTRSGGHDYEGLSYVSEVPFLIIDLINLSQIHVDADNRTAWVQAGATIGQLYYAISQKSKTLGFPAAVCSTVGVGGQFSGGGYGFLMRKYGLAADNIIDAHIIDVNGRLLDRKAMGEDLFWAIRGGGGASFGVIISWKIKLVTVPSTVTVFRVARTLEQNATELVHKWHLVANKLDDNLTIRIILQRLNSSSSSNKQGSLTVQATFESMFLGTVDELIPLVQERFPELGLLKQDCSEMSWIQSVLYLGGFSSNESPQVLLNRTQSSVFYFKGKSDYVTVPIPESGLEGLWPLFYEDEAKYALMIFNPYGGRMDEIPESEIPFPHRAGNICKIQHIVYWMEEGDDVAERHMNWIRRVYSYMEPFVSKSPRAAYVNYRDLDIGVNNKNGYTSYKKASVWGLKYFKNNFNRLVHVKTKVDPLNFFRNEQSIPSLLPLGRK, encoded by the exons ATGAAATTTATAAGTTGTTATTTCATTGTTCTTCTGTTCTCTTTATCCTTAACATGTTCATCAGCAAGCACACTTGATGATGATACTAACAATAACGAAAACTTGGTGGAATGCCTTTATCAATATTCCAATAATTCAACATCAACATCTAAGCTTGTTTACACAAAATCCAACTCATCATACTCATCCGTACTCCAATTCTCCATTCAAAACCTCAGATTCGAAACGAACACAACATCAAAGCCCCTTGTAATCGTAACACCCTCAGAAATATCCCAAATCCAAGCCACAATCATATGTTCGAAACGCCATGGCATGCAGATTAGAACTCGAAGCGGCGGCCATGACTATGAAGGCCTCTCATACGTTTCAGAAGTTCCGTTCCTCATCATTGACCTCATCAACTTGAGTCAGATCCACGTGGACGCAGATAACCGTACTGCATGGGTCCAAGCTGGTGCAACTATTGGTCAACTTTACTATGCAATCAGCCAAAAAAGCAAAACCCTAGGATTTCCCGCCGCCGTGTGCTCCACCGTAGGAGTTGGTGGGCAATTCAGTGGCGGTGGCTATGGATTCTTGATGCGTAAATACGGCCTCGCTGCTGATAACATCATCGATGCTCACATTATTGATGTCAATGGTAGATTACTTGACAGGAAAGCCATgg GTGAGGATCTCTTTTGGGCCATTAGAGGTGGCGGTGGAGCAAGCTTTGGAGTAATAATTTCATGGAAGATAAAGCTAGTTACGGTTCCATCAACTGTAACAGTGTTCAGAGTTGCAAGGACTCTAGAACAAAACGCAACGGAGCTTGTTCATAAGTGGCACCTTGTGGCAAATAAACTAGACGACAACCTAACCATCAGGATCATCTTGCAGAGACTGAACTCATCATCATCAAGTAATAAACAAGGGAGTTTAACAGTACAAGCCACATTTGAATCCATGTTTCTTGGAACTGTGGATGAACTCATTCCACTGGTGCAAGAACGCTTCCCTGAATTGGGTTTGCTTAAACAAGATTGCTCTGAGATGAGTTGGATCCAATCAGTGCTTTACCTGGGTGGTTTCTCAAGCAATGAATCCCCTCAAGTGTTGCTGAACAGAACTCAATCTTCTGTGTTTTATTTCAAAGGAAAATCAGATTATGTGACGGTTCCAATTCCTGAGTCAGGTCTAGAAGGTTTGTGGCCTCTGTTTTATGAAGATGAGGCAAAATATGCACTCATGATATTCAATCCTTACGGGGGAAGAATGGATGAGATTCCAGAATCTGAGATTCCGTTCCCACATAGAGCTGGGAACATATGTAAGATTCAGCATATAGTGTATTGGATGGAGGAGGGGGATGACGTGGCAGAAAGGCATATGAATTGGATTAGAAGGGTTTATAGTTACATGGAACCTTTTGTGTCAAAGTCCCCTAGAGCTGCATATGTCAATTATAGAGACCTTGACATTGGGGTCAATAACAAAAATGGCTACACAAGTTATAAGAAAGCTAGCGTTTGGGGTCTTAAGTATTTCAAGAATAATTTCAATAGATTGGTACATGTGAAGACCAAGGTTGATCCTCTTAACTTCTTTAGAAACGAACAAAGTATACCTTCTCTTTTGCCTCTGGGACGCAAATAG